CAAATTCCGGGATCGCGAGATCCGGTTTTCCCTGCTCGACGTAATGCATTCCCAGATTGAAATAAGGCGAGCTCCATCCCTGCGGCGCGCTTTTCTGCGCCTCGGTCCAAAGCGCTTCGGGATCGGCCCACACGTCCTGCCGTTTTAAATTCAGCGCCGAAAAAACAACGCCCAGCGCCACGGCAAGCGCCACGCACGCGCGCGTCCCGGCTTTGGCGCGCAAGGCCAGGAATACGAGCGCATAAATTCCCACGAGCGGCAGGTACAGCCAGCGGTCCTGCATGAAATCCAGCATGGGAATGATGTTCAGCACCGGCGCGAGCAGGATGAAATACCACGCGCCCCAGAAGAAAAGTTTTTTGTTCCGGCCGTGCAGCATGTACAGGCCGGCAAGCGAAAGCGCGGTCCCGAGCGCGGAGAAAAAAAGGCGCGGGTCGAGCGGTGCATACGGCCCGAAAGGATAGCGGATGCTTTGGCCCATGGGAATGAAGACCAGCTGGAAATATTTCATCATGGCCGCTTGCCCCGTGAGGAGGGTCGTGAGCCTAGACGGCGCCGCGGCGTGCGCGGCCGCGGGAACGTGAGAGAAAGCGACGGACAGCGCGGCCATGGCCGCGGCAAAGACGAAAAACGGAACGTAATAAAGAATTTCTTTTTTGAGCGGCCGGCCGAAGGCGTGATCGTAAGCCGCCATCAAAAGCGGAAGCGTGACCGCCAGCGGCTTGGCCAGGCAGGCCAGCACGAAAAGCACAAACCCAAGTGCGCCATACAAGGCAGGGCGCCGCGGCCGCGCCAGGTGGCAGCAGAAAGACGCGAGATAGAACGCGAACGAAAGCACGTTTTTCCTTTGAGAAATCCAAACGACGGATTCGGTCTGCACCGGATGCACGCCGAAAACAAGGGCCGCGCCCGCGGCCGCGGTCCAGTCGCCGGTGAGTTTCAGGACGATAATGAAAACAAGGACGAGGTTGAAGAGATGCAGCGCGAGGTTCGTGGCGTGAAAACCCGCGGCGTTGAAGCGGTAAAGCTGGTAGTCCAGGGCGAGGCTCACCATGCTGAGCGGCGCGTAAAGTCCCGCGTAAGTCCTGGTGAAAAATTTTTTCAAATGGGGAAGCGAGAGCTCGCGGATGTCGGGATTCTGCACCACGTATTCCGTGTCGTCCCAGTTGATGAAGGGAAACGACAGCGCGCGCGCGTAAACCGCCGCGGTCACGGCAAGGACGGCGAGAAGCGCGGCAACGTGCTTCGGCGCCCAAAGCCTCACCGCGGGCTCAGGAGAAGCCGTGCGGGAAAGCCGCCCGATTTCTTCTTCCACCTGGCGGCGGCTCACGTTGAGCGCGCGCGCGATCTCGCGCACGGTCTTGCCGCGGTAATGGCCGCGTATGTAATTCAGTTCATCTTCGTCCACGCGCTTATTATATAGAAATCGTCCGGGGGCCTCTGCCTTTTTTGAAATTTTCCCGCCGCGTGATACAATGCGCTTCCCCAAAAAGCAGGCCCCCCCTAGTCCCGGGCGCGGCTCGGAAAGGAAAGCCAAATGAAGAATCAGATGAAAACCATGGTCCTTTTGGTCACGCTGAGCGCGATCTTCCTGAGTTTGGGTTACATGCTGGGGGGGCGTTCCGGGATGGAATACGCCTTGATCATGTCCTTTGTGATGAATTTCGGGGCGTATTGGTTTTCCGACAAGATGGTGCTCGCCATGCACCAGGCTCGCCCCATCGGGCCCGGCCACGAATCGGGCGTGTATGAGATCATCCAGGAGCTTTGCCAGAAAAGCGGGCTTCCCATGCCGAAAGTCTACGTGACGCCGCAGATGGCGCCGAATGCCTTTGCCACGGGCCGCGACCCGAACCACGCCGCGGTTGCCGTGACGCAGGGCATCCTTCAGGTGCTTGACGCCCGCGAGCTGCGCGGCGTGCTCGCGCACGAGATCTCGCACGTGCGCAACCGCGACATCCTCGTTTCCACGATCGTGGCCTGCATCGCGACCGCCATCATGTACCTTTCGCACATGATGCGCTGGTTCGGCGGCTACGCCCTGCGTTCAAGCCGCGACGACGATGACCGCGGCGGCGTCAACCCGCTGGCTTTGATTCTCACGATCGTTCTCGCGCCGCTGGTGGCGACACTCATCCAGGCCGCGGTTTCCCGGACACGCGAATACATGGCGGATGAATCCGGGGCGCACGTCTGCGACGATCCGGAGGCGCTCGCCTCGGCTCTGGCCAAGATTTCAGACCCGTCCGTCCTCCGTCAGCTGGGGCAGCGTTACGAATTGTCGCCGCAGCTCCTTCCCGCGGTCAGCCATCTCTACATCGTCAACCACCTTTCCGGAGATACGCTTTTCAGCCTTTTCTCCACGCATCCTCCGGTGAAGCAGCGCATCGAACGGCTGATGGCGATGGGGCATTCCCATTAAGCGCATCCTCTTCACGCCGGCCCGCCGGCCAGTATCAGTTTTTTCCCGATAGACGCTTCCATGCCCCGGGAGAAAAATAAGGCCATGGCCCAGACGAACGAGACGGCCGCTCCGGCGCGCCGCATCCTCATCCTCTACAACGCGTGGTCACGCCACAGGCGCGTTAAATTTTCGGATTACCTGAGCGAGCTTGCCAAGCTCGGCGCGCAGGTGGAAGCCCGCACCATCACCCGCAGCTTCGATTTCAAAGCCCTGCTCGCGGACGCGGCCGATTTCGACTGCCTGGTCGTGGCGGGCGGGGACGGCACGGTTTCCGGCGCCGCAGGAGCGCTTCAGGGGACGGGAGTTCCCATCCTGGCTTATCCCGGCGGCACCGCCAATCTGCTGGCGCGCAATCTCGGCATGCCGGCCAATCCCAAGGCGCTCGCGGAGCTCACGCTGAACGGCAAGACCCTCCAAGCGGATCTCGGCGAAATCGAGTACGTGCGGGCGCCGAGGCGCTGGCGGCGTTTTACAAAGCACGGCCGGGCGGCGGGAACCTTCCGTACTTATTTTTCCATCATGGCCGGCTGCGGTTTCGCGGCGCGCCTCATGATGCAGGCCCAGCCGCTGAAATCAAAGTGGGGCGAGGCCGCGTACTGGCTCAGCGCGATGTGGAATTTTTTTCCGCGCCGCGCGAAGTTCCGCATGACTCTCGACGGCAAGACCCTCGACGTCAAGGGCATCGGCATCCTCATCATCAACTTCGAAAAAATCCAGTTCAACCTCAAGGTTGTACCGCAATCTTTTGCGGACGACGGCAAATTCGACATCGTCGTCGTTAAATCGCGGAGCCTTTTCGGACTCGCGCCCGTAATTTGGGGCGCGTTGCGCCAGCGCCTGGGACTTTCCCGCAGGGACGTGCCGGAAGTCATGGAGACTTACCGCGCTACGGACGTGGAAATCCAGAGCCGGCCTCCGCTGCGTCTGCAATGCGACGGCGAAGTCCTGAAAAAAGCTTCCGGTTTTAAGATTCACATGCATCCGGGCGCCGCGGTCTTCGTCTGCGGAAACAGGGAAGCGTGTCAGGTGACGGAAAGCAAACCGCAGGCGGCCAGAATCTCAGGGAGGAATCCATGAAAAAGATTTTAATTCTATTGTGTCTTGCTTTCCCGGCGGCGGCCTTTGCCGCGGAACAGCCCGCGGCCCCGCTTTCGATAGACGCCCTTCACGGACGCGTCAATGAAATCGAAACCACGTGGGACAAGGCGAAGAAGGATTACAAGACGGAATATCAGCAGCTGATCGGACAGGTCCAGGACACCATCAAGCAGCATGAGGCCACGCTCGACAACGGTGATACCAAACTCAGGGACCGGCTCAACGAAGAGAGAAGAGATCTGGAGCGCATGCGTGACCAGATCAAGCGCAAGCTCGCGGAGGTTTCCGGCGCGGATACGATCAGTTTGTCCAAGGTCGGCGAAAACCTGAAAGACAAGATCGAGGACATGAAGGACTAAGCTAGTTCTCGCTTCCTTTTCCGGAAAGATACTCGAGGGCGGCCGCTTTGATCTTGGCCGCGGTTTGCGGCATGTTCTCGTCAAGCCACAGCAGCATGGAAAGATAGCCGGGGATCAGGGAAGCGGTTTTTTCGCGGCGGGGCATCGTGCCCACGACCGTTTTGAGCATCGGGCTTTTCTCACGGAGAACCTGCTGGATGGCAAAGCTCACGGCTTTTTCCATCATCGGGCCCACGATGTAATGAGAATGGACCCGGCAGATTTCCTTCAGGTTTGAACCCTGCATCTGATGGGCGTCCGCGAAATGGTACGCGCAAAAAAGAGAGAAGGCATGGCTCTTGGAAAGCGCGTTCCAGCATTCCTCCAGCCAGATGGCGCCTTCGACGTTGCCCTCCTGCCAGAGCAGGTTGACCATTTCCCCGTAAGCGCTGATTTTTGCTTCCGGATGCGCGGCGCGGGTTTCTTCCAGGAGGCTGCCGATGATTTTGCTGAAGCGGGAATAATCCGCCTGTCCGTCCGGTTTCATGAACCGGGCAAGCGTTTGCCGGGCGTCGAGGCAGCGAAAAAGCCCCGAGGCTTCCAGCCTCTTGAGATCCGCGGCCGGTTCGAGCCGCTGCCTGAAAAGCTGCAGGTGCGCGGGGGTGGCGATGAGGATGACGGCCCCGCCGGTGGTCAGCGCCTGGTGCGCATAGACGGCCACGGCTTCGACAAGATAGTCTTCGTTTCCATAGATTTGGACGAGATGGCTGCCGGCGTCGGCTTTTTTCAGCGTCTCAAGCGTGAAGTCATTGAATCTGTTTTTCATGCTCCAAGTGTACCCAACCGTCCCGGCGGCCGGCCACGGCAAATGGCTGTAAACTTTGTAGGGGAAACCCCGGTTTTTTTAATTCCGGGGAAGCGTGAAGAAAAACGCCGCGCCCTGGCCGGGTTGGGAACGCAGCCAGATCTTGCCGCCCATGCTTTCGACCATTTTCTTCGTGATGGAAAGGCCGAGGCCCGTGCTGTCCGGATGGCTGCTGTACGTGTGGAAAATGTGGAAGGCCCTTTCCTGGACCTCCTGAGGAATGCCGGGGCCGTTGTCGCGGATCTCGAACTGGTAGTCTCCATTGTGCTCCGACGAGGAAACGCAGATGAGGCCTTCCGCTTTGTCCATGAATTTGACGGCGTTGCCCAAAAGGTTCTGGAAAATCTGGCTGACGCGCACTTTTTCGCAGGGAAGGACCGGCAGCTTGTTTTCCACGTTGATCTGGATCGACGCCGGCGGGCACAGGAGGCGGGTGACGTCAACGACCAGCTCATTGAGGTCCACGAGCTGCTTCTGTTCTTTGGACCGGCCGGCTTTGGAATAATCCAGGATGCCGTCGATCATGTTTCGCATGTGCTTCGCATTCGACAGAATAAGCTGCACCTGCTCCTGGCTTTTCGGATTGAACTGGCGCCCGTAATCCGCGTCAATCCACGACGTGAGCGTCTGGATGGCCGTCACCGGCGCCTTGAGGTCATGCGCCACGACATACGCAAAATCGTTCAGCTCGCGGTTCATGTCCGCAAGCTCCTTTTCCGCCACCGCCCGCTCGCGGTCGAGCTTGTCGAGGTAATGCGCGTTCAGGAAAATGATGATGGAAAAGATGACCATGATCGACACGACCAGCAGCATGACACCGAATTCCGCGGTGTAGTACTGGCCTTTGACGCCGATGAGCGGCAGCCATCCGAGAACGACGGGCATGAGGATGACCGACGGCAGGAGCTTCCTTGCGGTCAAGCCGCCGACCGTGGAGGCCGTGAGCACGGCGGCGACGCCCTCCTTGGGCCTCACGAAAAGAAAGCCCAGGCAGAGAAGGATCATGTTGATCGCGGACTCCGCCGCCATGCCCGACAAGACGCCGATGCGGTAAATGGCTTCGATTTTGTAAAAATAGCGCATGAACCCCACGACTGCGATCCAGAGGACGGCGATGTTCAGGCATTGCGCCGGCCAGTAGCCCGCCGGCAGGTCCACGACAATCAGAGCCAGGCCGAAGATGAAAAAATTGAAAGCCGTGAACGGCATCATGCGCGCGGGAAACAGCCCGCCGGGCGCGGGGTAAGGATCGAAGATGAGGGCCTGGTCGACCTTGAAATCCACGCCTAAGATATATTCCGCGAGCGTGAGCATGCCGACGATGCAGCAGATCGCGGCTGAGATTTTCGCAATCCAGAACAGCCTGCGGTTTTTCTGAGCGCTTAAAGCCAGCGAAAGGCCGCCGAACATCATCGCGAGCGCGGTGTTGGCTTTCATCGGACTGAAGCCGGGAAGCCCGATGTCCTCGTCGGGCCAGTGGCGGAAACGTCCGAACAGCACGTACCACGCGAACAGGATCGCCGCGCATCCGCAGATATAGGGCAGATATTCCAGGGGCCGGAAAAAAGAGGGACTCTTTTCCTTCATGCCGCTACTTAAGCCTTCCCCACATTTTCAGGGTCTCGATGGCTTCGGCCAGCGCTTTCGTGTCGTAATTTTTGGGAATGAAGAACGTGCTTTCTTCTTCGTACGCCGCGCGCACGTCTTCGGCGTCCGCGTAAGAAGAATTCAGGATGATCGGAATGTCTTTCAGGCACGCGTTGGCCCGGATTTTTTTCAGGACATGAAGCCCGTTTTCGCCGTCGGCAAGCCTGAGGTCCACGATAATCAGGTTGGGGAGGGGATTCCCGACCGCGAGGGACTCTTCGAGGTAAGCGAGGGCTTTTGTCCCGGTATCGAAATTGACCAGGTTGTTTTCGTAGCCTAAACGTTCCATCATGTGCTGGATCATCTGGACATGCGAGGGGCTGTCCTCGATCATCAGAACCCGGAGTTTGAAAAGTGTTTCCATCATAGAGAGACCGCCTTCCTGAGGATTTGTTTCCAGAATGCTATTTTACGGAAAAAATCGGGGCGGCCTTTCGGTGAAACCCTGATTTTTACGGGCTCTTGTCGGTAAATGCCTGACAAAATCAGAAGGGAAAAAGGCTGCAGGCGAGCAGGATAAGCACCGCGAGGGTAATGCAGGTGTAGAGGGTATCGCGCTGTTTCCAGAACGCAAAGACGGAAAAGGCCACGCGGCAGACGGGCGTCGCCATGAGGACGATGAGGCCCAGCTGGATGAGGCCCCGCCGCCTCCCGGAAAAGGCGTCTTTCATGATGCCTGAAAGCGTGCGAAGGTCTTCGGGCTCGCCGCGGAAATTCGCGTAATCGGAACGCATGCCGCCGTAATGCAGGAGGTAAAGAATCCCTCCGGCCAGCACAAGCGCGGCAGCGGCAGCGACGCCGGTCCTTAAAAGCAGGCCCAGCCGCTCTTCCGTGCGCCGTTCCGCAAGTTCAAAATCTTCCCGTGAATCCGCCATAGATCATCTCGATGGAAAGAAAAAAAATAACGGCCCCGAAAAGAAGCCGCAGGTTGCGCGCCTTGGCTTTGATTAAAATCCGGCTGCCCCAAAAAGCGCCCGTCAACACGCCCAGCATCACCGGCATGCAAAGGCCGGGATCGATGTAGCCCCGGTTGAGATAAATCCCGGCGCTGGCCGCGGCCGTCACGCCGATCATGAAATTGCTTGTGGTCGTGGAGACTTTGAAAGGCAGCCGCATCATCCTGTCCATGGCCAGGACCTTGACGGCTCCGGACCCGATGCCCAGCAGCCCGGAAAGGATGCCCGCGACCCAGGTCAGAAAAAAACCGGCGCGGACGCGGTAAACTTCGTATTTTTTTATTCCTTCCTGCGACGGATAGGAGCCGTTCAATTTTAATTTTGCGGCCAGCGGGTCGGGCGCGGGCGGCGTTTTGGGAACGTGCCGCCCGGCTGCCGTCTGCAGCGCGGAATACAGCAGGACAAAACCGAAGATGATGCCGATGACCGACGTCGACACCTGCGCGGCAAGCCAGGCGCCGCAAAGCGCGCCGGTCGTGGTGGCCAGTTCCAGGAACATGCCGATGCGCATGTTCGTGAATCCTTCTTTGACGTAGGACGCCGCGGCTCCCGAAGACGTGGCGATGACCGACACCAGAGAAGCGCCGATGGCGTACCGGATGTCCACGTGGAAAAGCAGCGTGAGCATGGGAACGATGACAACACCCCCGCCGAGCCCCGTCAGCGCGCCAAGCAGGCCCGCGCTGAGAGAACCCGTGAAAACAAGCGCCGAGAACTGAAGAAGAGTCATGGCCGCAGGGTAACGCGTCAAGGGAGCGCTGTCAATCACAGGAAAAGCCCCGCCTTTATGTTATGATAGAGCCATTTCGCGAAAGGTGATTCATGCCGCTCGACTCTTTTCATCCCGCCCTCCGGACATGGTTCGAAAGCCGCCTTGGCAGCCCGACGCCCGCGCAGACCCAGGCCTGGCCCGCGATTCGGCAGGGAAAACACGTCCTGATTTCCGCGCCGACCGGAAGCGGTAAAACGCTTGCCGCGTTTTATGCCGTGATCAACGACCTCGTCGTCCAGAGCCGCGGCGCGCCGCTGCCGGACCGCACGTTCGTCGTGTACGTGTCGCCGCTGAAAGCGCTGAGCAACGACATTCACGTGAACCTGAACGTCCCGCTCGGCGGCATCGAAGAGGAGCTGGAAAAATCCGGCCACGCGCCCGCCGGCATTACCGTGGCCGTGCGCACCGGCGACACCACGTCGCGCGAACGCCAGCGCATGCTGAAAAAGCCGCCGCACATTCTCGTGACGACTCCCGAGTCGCTCTACCTTTTGCTCACCAGCGAAAGCGGCCGCCGCATGCTGGGCGGCGTGAAGACGCTCATCGTTGACGAAATCCACGCCATGATCGGCGACAAGCGCGGCTCGCATCTCGCGCTGTCGGTCGAGCGCATGGAGTCCCTGGCCGGGCGGCCGCTGCAGCGCATCGGGCTTTCCGCGACTCAAAAGCCGCTCGACATGGTCGCGCGCTTTCTCGTCGGCAATCAAAACATCAAAGCCCCTCTCCCTAACCCTCTCCCCGCTGCGCGGGGAGAGGGAAGGGTGAGGGGGGAACCGGATTGCGTGATCGTCGACACCGGCCACCGCCGCAAGCTCGACCTGCGCATCGAAGTGCCGAAGTCGCCGCTCACCGCGGTCATGAGCAACGAAGTCTGGGGCGAGCTTTACGAGCGGCTCGTGGAACTCATCAACGAGCACAAGACCACTTTGATTTTCGTGAACACGCGGCGCTGGGCCGAGCGCCTTGCGCGCGGGCTTGCCGAGCGCATCGGCGAAGAGCATGTCAGCTCGCACCACGGCAGCATGAGCAAGGAGCACCGCCACGACGCGGAAAAAAGATTGAAGGCCGGGCATTTGAAAGTGCTGGTGGCCACGGCTTCGATGGAGCTGGGCATCGACATCGGCTCGGTCGAACTCGTCGTTCAGTTTGCCTCGCCCAAACGCATCGCGGCTTTTCTGCAGCGCGTGGGCCGCAGCGGCCATACGGTGGGCGGGACGCCTAAAGGCATTTTATTTCCGCTCTCGCGCGACGACCTGGTGGAATGCGCCGCGCTTTTCGACAGCGTGCGCCGAGGCGAGCTCGACCGCATCCTCATGCCCGAGAAGCCGCTCGACATTCTCAGCCAGCAGATCGTGGCGGAAGTTTCCTGCCAGGAATGGAAGGAAGACGATCTCTTCCAGCTTTTCCGGAAGGCCTATCCGTACCGCGATCTCCAGAAAGAAGAATTCCTGGAGCTTGTGCGCATGCTTTCGGAAGGCTACACCTCGCGCCGCGGCAGGCGGGGGACGTACCTTCATTACGACGCCGTGAACGGACGTCTGCGAGGACGGCGCGGCGCGCGGCTTGTCGCGCTCACCAACGGCGGTTCGATTCCCGACATGTTCGATTACGAAGTCGTGCTGCAGCCCGAAGGCATCACGGTCGGCACGCTGAACGAGGATTTCGCGCTCGAGTCGCTGGCCGGCGACATCTTCACGCTCGGCAGCCACTCGTGGCAGCTGATCCGCGTCGAAGGACTGAAGGTCATGGTGCGCGACGCCGCGGGGAAGCCGCCCACGGTGCCGTTCTGGCTGGGGGAAGGCGCGTCGCGCAGCGCGGAGCTCAGCGAATCCGTGTCGCGCTTTCTGGAAACGATCGGCAAGATGCTGGACGAAGAGCCGCTGCCTTCGATCGCGGACACCGATCCCGCCGCTCGGCCGCCCGAGCTTTCGCTCACCCGGCATCGCGCCGTGCGCTGGCTTGTCGACGAAGTCGGCATCAGCCCGGCCGCAGCGGAACAGATCGTGATTTATTTATGGATGGGGAAGACCGGGCTCGGACTCATGCCCGGCCAGAAGAAAATCGCGATGGAACGCTTCTTCGATGAAACGGGCGACATGCACCTGGTCATCCATTCCGTGTTCGGCAGCCGCATCAACCGCGCCTGGGGCCTGGCGCTGCGGAAAAAATTCTGCCGCAAATTCAATTTCGAGCTGCAGGCCGCGGCCGGGGAGAACAGCATCATCCTCTCGCTCAGCTCGTCGCACAGCTTCCCTCTGGACGAAGTGTTCCATTACCTCCATTCCAAAACCGTCTGCGACACCGTGATCCAGGCCATGCTCGATTCCCCGATTTTCGAAATCCGCTGGCGCTGGAACGCGACGCGTTCGCTCGCCATCCTGCGCAACCGCGGCGGCAAGCGCGTGCCTCCGCAGATCCAGCGCATGCAGGCCGAAGACCTGATCGCGCAGGTTTTTCCCGACCAGATCGCCTGCGCGGAAAACCTTCCGCGCGAGATCGAAGTGCCCGAGCACCCGCTTGTGCGGCAAGTCGTGCACGATTGTTTGAACGAGGCCATGGAAATCACGGCGCTGGAAGACCTGCTCCGCAAGAT
Above is a window of Verrucomicrobiia bacterium DNA encoding:
- a CDS encoding tetratricopeptide repeat protein, which produces MDEDELNYIRGHYRGKTVREIARALNVSRRQVEEEIGRLSRTASPEPAVRLWAPKHVAALLAVLAVTAAVYARALSFPFINWDDTEYVVQNPDIRELSLPHLKKFFTRTYAGLYAPLSMVSLALDYQLYRFNAAGFHATNLALHLFNLVLVFIIVLKLTGDWTAAAGAALVFGVHPVQTESVVWISQRKNVLSFAFYLASFCCHLARPRRPALYGALGFVLFVLACLAKPLAVTLPLLMAAYDHAFGRPLKKEILYYVPFFVFAAAMAALSVAFSHVPAAAHAAAPSRLTTLLTGQAAMMKYFQLVFIPMGQSIRYPFGPYAPLDPRLFFSALGTALSLAGLYMLHGRNKKLFFWGAWYFILLAPVLNIIPMLDFMQDRWLYLPLVGIYALVFLALRAKAGTRACVALAVALGVVFSALNLKRQDVWADPEALWTEAQKSAPQGWSSPYFNLGMHYVEQGKPDLAIPEFEKAAVLFHHAGAYRGLGNIYAQKREFEKAAGYYQKALEIEPNTPIIHNSLGFLYASMGQYDKALAAFDKAAQLDPQRPEIQANRGRALALLGRLPEAEQAYQAALKLDPDSAETLMNYAGFLAVTGRPDQARAAARKFLTLHPDSPLRPQVESILASLDKPKPAA
- a CDS encoding zinc metalloprotease HtpX yields the protein MKNQMKTMVLLVTLSAIFLSLGYMLGGRSGMEYALIMSFVMNFGAYWFSDKMVLAMHQARPIGPGHESGVYEIIQELCQKSGLPMPKVYVTPQMAPNAFATGRDPNHAAVAVTQGILQVLDARELRGVLAHEISHVRNRDILVSTIVACIATAIMYLSHMMRWFGGYALRSSRDDDDRGGVNPLALILTIVLAPLVATLIQAAVSRTREYMADESGAHVCDDPEALASALAKISDPSVLRQLGQRYELSPQLLPAVSHLYIVNHLSGDTLFSLFSTHPPVKQRIERLMAMGHSH
- a CDS encoding diacylglycerol kinase family protein → MPREKNKAMAQTNETAAPARRILILYNAWSRHRRVKFSDYLSELAKLGAQVEARTITRSFDFKALLADAADFDCLVVAGGDGTVSGAAGALQGTGVPILAYPGGTANLLARNLGMPANPKALAELTLNGKTLQADLGEIEYVRAPRRWRRFTKHGRAAGTFRTYFSIMAGCGFAARLMMQAQPLKSKWGEAAYWLSAMWNFFPRRAKFRMTLDGKTLDVKGIGILIINFEKIQFNLKVVPQSFADDGKFDIVVVKSRSLFGLAPVIWGALRQRLGLSRRDVPEVMETYRATDVEIQSRPPLRLQCDGEVLKKASGFKIHMHPGAAVFVCGNREACQVTESKPQAARISGRNP
- a CDS encoding MEDS domain-containing protein; the encoded protein is MKNRFNDFTLETLKKADAGSHLVQIYGNEDYLVEAVAVYAHQALTTGGAVILIATPAHLQLFRQRLEPAADLKRLEASGLFRCLDARQTLARFMKPDGQADYSRFSKIIGSLLEETRAAHPEAKISAYGEMVNLLWQEGNVEGAIWLEECWNALSKSHAFSLFCAYHFADAHQMQGSNLKEICRVHSHYIVGPMMEKAVSFAIQQVLREKSPMLKTVVGTMPRREKTASLIPGYLSMLLWLDENMPQTAAKIKAAALEYLSGKGSEN
- a CDS encoding HAMP domain-containing sensor histidine kinase; this translates as MKEKSPSFFRPLEYLPYICGCAAILFAWYVLFGRFRHWPDEDIGLPGFSPMKANTALAMMFGGLSLALSAQKNRRLFWIAKISAAICCIVGMLTLAEYILGVDFKVDQALIFDPYPAPGGLFPARMMPFTAFNFFIFGLALIVVDLPAGYWPAQCLNIAVLWIAVVGFMRYFYKIEAIYRIGVLSGMAAESAINMILLCLGFLFVRPKEGVAAVLTASTVGGLTARKLLPSVILMPVVLGWLPLIGVKGQYYTAEFGVMLLVVSIMVIFSIIIFLNAHYLDKLDRERAVAEKELADMNRELNDFAYVVAHDLKAPVTAIQTLTSWIDADYGRQFNPKSQEQVQLILSNAKHMRNMIDGILDYSKAGRSKEQKQLVDLNELVVDVTRLLCPPASIQINVENKLPVLPCEKVRVSQIFQNLLGNAVKFMDKAEGLICVSSSEHNGDYQFEIRDNGPGIPQEVQERAFHIFHTYSSHPDSTGLGLSITKKMVESMGGKIWLRSQPGQGAAFFFTLPRN
- a CDS encoding response regulator, with the translated sequence MMETLFKLRVLMIEDSPSHVQMIQHMMERLGYENNLVNFDTGTKALAYLEESLAVGNPLPNLIIVDLRLADGENGLHVLKKIRANACLKDIPIILNSSYADAEDVRAAYEEESTFFIPKNYDTKALAEAIETLKMWGRLK
- a CDS encoding DUF1634 domain-containing protein — translated: MADSREDFELAERRTEERLGLLLRTGVAAAAALVLAGGILYLLHYGGMRSDYANFRGEPEDLRTLSGIMKDAFSGRRRGLIQLGLIVLMATPVCRVAFSVFAFWKQRDTLYTCITLAVLILLACSLFPF
- a CDS encoding sulfite exporter TauE/SafE family protein translates to MTLLQFSALVFTGSLSAGLLGALTGLGGGVVIVPMLTLLFHVDIRYAIGASLVSVIATSSGAAASYVKEGFTNMRIGMFLELATTTGALCGAWLAAQVSTSVIGIIFGFVLLYSALQTAAGRHVPKTPPAPDPLAAKLKLNGSYPSQEGIKKYEVYRVRAGFFLTWVAGILSGLLGIGSGAVKVLAMDRMMRLPFKVSTTTSNFMIGVTAAASAGIYLNRGYIDPGLCMPVMLGVLTGAFWGSRILIKAKARNLRLLFGAVIFFLSIEMIYGGFTGRF
- a CDS encoding DEAD/DEAH box helicase, which encodes MPLDSFHPALRTWFESRLGSPTPAQTQAWPAIRQGKHVLISAPTGSGKTLAAFYAVINDLVVQSRGAPLPDRTFVVYVSPLKALSNDIHVNLNVPLGGIEEELEKSGHAPAGITVAVRTGDTTSRERQRMLKKPPHILVTTPESLYLLLTSESGRRMLGGVKTLIVDEIHAMIGDKRGSHLALSVERMESLAGRPLQRIGLSATQKPLDMVARFLVGNQNIKAPLPNPLPAARGEGRVRGEPDCVIVDTGHRRKLDLRIEVPKSPLTAVMSNEVWGELYERLVELINEHKTTLIFVNTRRWAERLARGLAERIGEEHVSSHHGSMSKEHRHDAEKRLKAGHLKVLVATASMELGIDIGSVELVVQFASPKRIAAFLQRVGRSGHTVGGTPKGILFPLSRDDLVECAALFDSVRRGELDRILMPEKPLDILSQQIVAEVSCQEWKEDDLFQLFRKAYPYRDLQKEEFLELVRMLSEGYTSRRGRRGTYLHYDAVNGRLRGRRGARLVALTNGGSIPDMFDYEVVLQPEGITVGTLNEDFALESLAGDIFTLGSHSWQLIRVEGLKVMVRDAAGKPPTVPFWLGEGASRSAELSESVSRFLETIGKMLDEEPLPSIADTDPAARPPELSLTRHRAVRWLVDEVGISPAAAEQIVIYLWMGKTGLGLMPGQKKIAMERFFDETGDMHLVIHSVFGSRINRAWGLALRKKFCRKFNFELQAAAGENSIILSLSSSHSFPLDEVFHYLHSKTVCDTVIQAMLDSPIFEIRWRWNATRSLAILRNRGGKRVPPQIQRMQAEDLIAQVFPDQIACAENLPREIEVPEHPLVRQVVHDCLNEAMEITALEDLLRKIEGGEVEIIAKDLREPSVFAQEIINARPYAFLDDTEFAERRVNAIRNRGWLDPGEAEDLSRLDPQAVARVKEEAWPEARDADELHDALMIHGFIVEDEGVTSRWKDFFEALIEQGRAARLFARKDHALWIAAERLPMLEAVYKEAPLVPRVKVPGAMIQTYSKEEALREIIRGRLEALGPVTVRQLAEDGALAESGARQALLELENEGFVFRGKFSGGEEEEWCERRLLQRIHRYTIETLRQAIQPVSLQDFTRFLFARHEMEEDTERTGPQVLQEVLEKLEGFEAPAVSWETDLIPSRIAEYDPLWLDALCLSGKIAWSRFHAPKNYGEEGGRSGPVKNTPISLVPRGRMNLWRRLSSGNENGQEKNLSTPGQKVFAHLKAEGASFFEDLVSRTGLLPGHVEEGLAELVSAGLAASDSYAGLRSLLTPEKNKKGKPLLGIEQAGRWSVTHNFPVPDEKTPDYETLEQLAFIYLKRWGVLFRSLMEKESFAMPWRILVRVLRRMELRGEVRGGRFVSQVSGEQFALPETVEELRKTRSRPLNGKLISISAADPLNLLGTILPGRKISRLTHNRIVFRDGIPLAVLESGAVQYLKEFPAAEEWQVHKALLRGKYPPKLKYYLGKH